A window of the Streptomyces luomodiensis genome harbors these coding sequences:
- a CDS encoding 4'-phosphopantetheinyl transferase family protein has protein sequence MTPPPAPRVLGREPLPAAVADAWPQGGEPETWLLSVSRYTAAMDTGAPGKTLDAEERERAAKFLRAEDGERYTAAHMGLRELLGAYLGLAPSDVPFTREPCPGCGGPHGRPAVSGTPLHFNMSHAGDLVLFAFAGTPVGVDVEKLQPVSVVDQVAESLHPRERAELSALSQADRPAAFARCWTRKEAYLKGLGTGLSRDPAVNYVGTGLTPVPVGPWTMTDIPVDEGISGGAGYAAAMALLSSSPHV, from the coding sequence TTGACACCCCCACCGGCCCCGCGCGTCCTCGGCCGTGAGCCGCTGCCCGCCGCCGTCGCCGACGCCTGGCCGCAGGGCGGCGAGCCCGAGACCTGGCTGCTGAGCGTCTCCCGGTACACGGCGGCCATGGACACGGGCGCACCCGGCAAGACCCTGGACGCCGAGGAGCGGGAGCGGGCCGCGAAGTTCCTGCGGGCGGAGGACGGCGAGCGCTATACGGCGGCCCATATGGGGCTGCGGGAGCTGCTCGGCGCCTATCTGGGCCTGGCCCCGTCCGATGTGCCGTTCACCCGTGAGCCGTGCCCCGGCTGCGGCGGTCCGCACGGCCGCCCCGCCGTCTCCGGCACGCCGCTGCACTTCAACATGTCACACGCCGGTGATCTGGTGCTCTTCGCCTTCGCCGGCACCCCGGTCGGCGTGGACGTGGAGAAGCTCCAGCCCGTCTCGGTGGTCGACCAGGTCGCCGAGAGCCTGCACCCGAGGGAGCGCGCCGAGCTGAGCGCGCTGTCGCAGGCCGACCGGCCCGCCGCCTTCGCCCGCTGCTGGACCCGCAAGGAGGCGTATCTCAAGGGCCTGGGCACCGGTCTCTCCCGGGACCCGGCGGTCAACTACGTGGGCACCGGGCTCACCCCCGTGCCGGTCGGCCCGTGGACGATGACCGACATCCCGGTGGACGAGGGCATATCCGGTGGCGCCGGTTATGCGGCGGCCATGGCGCTGCTGTCATCATCGCCGCATGTCTGA
- a CDS encoding GNAT family N-acetyltransferase, with protein sequence MSDIRYVSEGTRAAIRRTRREDGAEFIRRARESVGFHRPWLTLPTTEQAYEYYISQLEREDREGFLVCVRTTGDLAGFININNIVRGAFQCGSIGYGAFPPTAGQGYMSEGLGLVLRYAFGPLGLHRVEVNIQPGNKASIGLVKRHGFRLEGFSPDFLHIEGAWRDHERWAMTSDMLDSGPEPADGPA encoded by the coding sequence ATGTCTGACATCCGGTACGTCAGCGAGGGAACCAGGGCGGCCATCCGCCGCACCCGCCGCGAGGACGGTGCGGAGTTCATCCGGCGCGCCCGGGAGAGCGTGGGGTTCCACCGCCCCTGGCTCACCCTCCCCACCACGGAGCAGGCGTATGAGTACTACATCAGCCAGCTGGAGCGCGAGGACCGCGAAGGCTTCCTCGTCTGCGTCCGGACCACCGGTGACCTCGCCGGATTCATCAACATCAACAACATCGTGCGCGGCGCCTTCCAGTGCGGCTCGATCGGCTACGGGGCCTTTCCACCCACCGCCGGACAGGGCTATATGTCCGAGGGGCTCGGGCTCGTGCTGCGCTACGCCTTCGGGCCGCTGGGGCTGCACCGCGTGGAGGTCAACATCCAGCCGGGCAACAAGGCGTCGATCGGGCTGGTGAAGCGCCATGGCTTCCGGCTGGAGGGATTCTCCCCCGACTTCCTCCACATCGAGGGCGCCTGGCGCGACCACGAGCGCTGGGCCATGACCAGCGACATGCTGGACAGCGGCCCGGAGCCGGCCGACGGCCCCGCCTGA